The genomic DNA AGCGCGCAGTGGAAGCCGCCGATCACCGGGCCGCTCGAGCACTTCGTCGTCATGGTCCCCAAGTCGGTGACGTTCACGCCCGCCGATCCCGCACTCTACTCCGCCATGGATGACGCCAGCGCGGTCGTGCGCGTTGCGACCAACGTTGATCCGAAACAGAACCTCGCTTTCAGCATCTCCGGTACCGGGACGATCAGCGAGAGTGAAGGCGCGGGGGCCGGCGCGGGTGCGAGTGGTGCAGGTGGCGCCGAAGGTGGCGGAGCGCAGCCGGCGAACGGCCGCGAGCTGCCCGGCGGCGGACTCGGCAAGCCCATCGATGCGCCCAACCCGCTCGAGAAATATATCTGGTGGATCCTCGGCGGCTTCATCGTGCTGCTCGCCGCCGGCGCGTGGTTCTTCTACCAGCAGCCCGCTGCGCCCGATGAAGACGACGAAGCGGCTCGTGCGGCAACCGAGATGCCGCGGACGCGCATCGTCGCCCCTCGTACCGCCGCCGGCCAACCGACTTCCGCCGCGCGCACCTCCGGCAACGGACGCTCCGCGCTGCTGCTCGACGCGCTCAAGGAAGAGATGTTCGCGCTCGAGACCGACCGCGCCACCGGCAAGCTCTCCGCCGAGGAGTACCAGCAGCACAAAGCGGCACTCGACCTCACGCTGCAGCGCGCGCTCTCCCGGCAGAAATAAGACTTTTCTGCAGCGAAGCTGGCCTCCGGTGCATCTCTAATGCTTGAACTACTCCTATGACCAACATTTTCAAGACGACCTTATTACTGACGGCGCTCACGCTGCTCTTCCTCGGCATCGGACGCTACTGGGCCGGCGAACAAGGCATGATCTATGCCTTCATCTTCGCCGTGGGCCTGAACTTTTTCAGTTATTTCTTCTCCGACAAGCTGGCGCTGGCAATGTACCGTGCGCAGCCGGTGACGCGTGAGCAACTGCCGCGGCTTTACCAGATCGTCGAGCGGCTCACCGGGCGCGCCGGCCTGCCCATGCCCAAGCTTTATGTGATTCCCACCGACTCGCCCAACGCGTTCGCCACCGGGCGGAACCCGAACCACGCCTCGGTCGCGGTGACGCAGGGCATCCTCGACTTGCTGACGGACGAGGAGCTGGAGGGCGTGCTGGCGCACGAGTTGGGACACGTGCGCAACCGCGACATCCTGATCAGTTCGATCGCCGCGACCATCGCCGGCGCCATCACCATGCTGGCGCGCTGGGCGATGTGGTTCGGCGGCGGCGGCCGCGACGACCGCGACCGCGGCGGCGGACTCGCCGCGCTGCTCATGCTGATCCTGGCGCCGCTCGCAGCCATGCTCATCCAGCTCGCGGTCTCGCGCTCGCGCGAGTATGGCGCCGACGACTCTGGCGCCAGCCTGACCGGCAACCCGTACGCCCTCGCCAGCGCGCTCGAGAAGCTCGACGCCTACTCCCGGCGTCGCCCGATGATGGCCTCGCCCTCGACCGCGCACCTGTTCATCGTGCAGCCGATGATCGGCATGAGCTTTGCTGAGCTGTTTTCCACCCATCCGCCTATCGCCAAGCGCATCGCGCGGCTGATCGGGCGGCCTGAGTTGAGCGGGCGGGCGAGCTGAGGCAAAGCCGGCGGAGCGGAAAAGCCTGGAAAAACGATATACTCCTGCATCCATGAACCCGCAGACAGCCCTGGGCACCGACGCGCTGGCCAAGCGCGCTGCTGCCCTTGAAAGCGCGCTGAAGGTCGTGATCCGCGGCAAGGACGACGTGGTCCGCTTGGCGATGGTCGCCATCCTGGCGCGCGGCCATCTGCTCATCGAAGGCGTCCCCGGTGTGGGCAAGACCACGCTGGCGCAAGCGCTGGCGCGCGCCATCGACTGCACCTTCCAGCGCATCCAGTTCACCGCCGACATGCTGCCGAGCGACGTGGTCGGCATCTCCATCTACTCCGCGATGGAGCAGAAATTCGAATTCAAGGCGGGACCCATATTCGCCAACGTGGTGTTGGCCGATGAGATCAATCGCACCACGCCGAAGACGCAGTCGGCGCTGCTCGAGGCGATGAACGAAGGCCAGGTCACGGTCGACAGCCACTCGCACATCCTGCCGCAGCCCTTTGTGGTGATCGCGACGCAGAACCCGGTGGAGCATCACGGCACTTATCCGCTCCCCGAATCGCAGATGGACCGTTTCCTCATCCGCGCGCGCATGGGATATCCCGATTCCGGCAGCGAGCGCGAGATCCTGCGCGCCGAAGCGGGCACGGCGCAGCTCGAGGCGCTGCATCCGGTGGTGAGCGCCGCCGACGTGGTCGCGATGCAAGCGGAGGCGGCGCGCGTCCGGGTGGACGAATCCTTGGTCGGATACACGCTCGAGATCGTGAAGCGCACGCGCGAGTCGGAGTACCTGTCGCTCGGCGTCTCGCCGCGCGGCTCGCTCATGCTCTACCGCGCCGCGCAGGCGCTGGCGTTCATCGACGGCCGCAACTTCGCTACGCCCGAGGATTTCAAGCAGCTCTCGAGCGCCGTGTTCTCCCACCGCGTGGTCCCCAACGCGCGCTACTCCACCACGCTCAAGAAGACGGAACAGTCGGAGCAGATCCTGCGCGAGATCGCGGATAGCGTTCCCGTACCGGTCTGAGGCCAACTCTTGTCATTCCGACCGAGCGCGAACCCGCTACGCCGGGCGAGCGCGAGCGGAGGAAGCCCTATAATCCACCCGCCATGCCCGAGTACAAGTTTTTCGTCTACATGCTCGCCAGCATCTCGGGAACGGTCTATATCGGCATGACGAACGACATCTACTCGCGCGTGCTTGCGCACAAGGCGGGAGAAGGCTCCTGGTTCACCAGCCACTATGGCGTTGATCGCCTGGTCTATGTCGAGCGCTTTCGCTATGTGAACCGCGCGATCGCACGGGAGACTCAGCTGAAGAGATGGCGGCGCGAGAAAAAGGTCAAACTGATCGAGTTGGCGAACCCAAAATGGAAGGACCTCGCCGCGCAGTGGGGC from Acidobacteriota bacterium includes the following:
- the htpX gene encoding zinc metalloprotease HtpX; translated protein: MTNIFKTTLLLTALTLLFLGIGRYWAGEQGMIYAFIFAVGLNFFSYFFSDKLALAMYRAQPVTREQLPRLYQIVERLTGRAGLPMPKLYVIPTDSPNAFATGRNPNHASVAVTQGILDLLTDEELEGVLAHELGHVRNRDILISSIAATIAGAITMLARWAMWFGGGGRDDRDRGGGLAALLMLILAPLAAMLIQLAVSRSREYGADDSGASLTGNPYALASALEKLDAYSRRRPMMASPSTAHLFIVQPMIGMSFAELFSTHPPIAKRIARLIGRPELSGRAS
- a CDS encoding MoxR family ATPase — its product is MNPQTALGTDALAKRAAALESALKVVIRGKDDVVRLAMVAILARGHLLIEGVPGVGKTTLAQALARAIDCTFQRIQFTADMLPSDVVGISIYSAMEQKFEFKAGPIFANVVLADEINRTTPKTQSALLEAMNEGQVTVDSHSHILPQPFVVIATQNPVEHHGTYPLPESQMDRFLIRARMGYPDSGSEREILRAEAGTAQLEALHPVVSAADVVAMQAEAARVRVDESLVGYTLEIVKRTRESEYLSLGVSPRGSLMLYRAAQALAFIDGRNFATPEDFKQLSSAVFSHRVVPNARYSTTLKKTEQSEQILREIADSVPVPV
- a CDS encoding GIY-YIG nuclease family protein, which codes for MPEYKFFVYMLASISGTVYIGMTNDIYSRVLAHKAGEGSWFTSHYGVDRLVYVERFRYVNRAIARETQLKRWRREKKVKLIELANPKWKDLAAQWGKPLSKLVVP
- a CDS encoding carboxypeptidase-like regulatory domain-containing protein; the protein is MTLATLAAAADITGTVTNRTSNQPAARADVILLKLAQGMEEAARTKTDSQGRYRLTLDDANAPHLIRVVYQDATYHKAAPPGVTSADIDVYDAAAKVPGVRLSMNIVRLEPQPGQLNVMELYVVKNESKPPRTQMSDRTFEFTLPPDAKIDTAIVASPSGMPVNGSPIPGKKAGEYGFMFALRPGETRFQVGYHVPYSGSAQWKPPITGPLEHFVVMVPKSVTFTPADPALYSAMDDASAVVRVATNVDPKQNLAFSISGTGTISESEGAGAGAGASGAGGAEGGGAQPANGRELPGGGLGKPIDAPNPLEKYIWWILGGFIVLLAAGAWFFYQQPAAPDEDDEAARAATEMPRTRIVAPRTAAGQPTSAARTSGNGRSALLLDALKEEMFALETDRATGKLSAEEYQQHKAALDLTLQRALSRQK